The proteins below are encoded in one region of Segatella copri:
- a CDS encoding cation diffusion facilitator family transporter, producing MDKNERINNEQEMPAETKKNHSADADRVKEVYKVTIAGSIINVVLLVLKFVAGILGHSAAMIADAIHSLTDFATDVVVLVFVKLGNKPKDKDHDYGHGKYETLATAIIGISLFVVGVMICYSGVTKTYRAICGETLQQPGVVALIAAIVSIVMKEWAYQFTVKAGKKYHSEAVVANAWHHRSDALSSIGTMFGIGGAIILGEKWAVLDPLAAIIVSAFIIKAAWGLVMQSVKELTDASLPETEEDEILKIANEEQGVGEIHNLRTRRIGNKIAIEMHVRMPGSLSLYEAHEHATHIETKLKQHFGADTHVGIHLEPIKVNGKYQKPE from the coding sequence ATGGACAAGAATGAGAGAATAAATAACGAGCAAGAGATGCCCGCAGAAACGAAAAAGAATCATTCCGCAGATGCGGATAGAGTAAAGGAAGTATATAAGGTGACGATAGCGGGAAGCATCATCAATGTGGTGCTGCTCGTACTGAAGTTTGTTGCAGGTATTCTCGGACATTCTGCAGCCATGATAGCGGATGCCATCCATTCGCTTACCGATTTCGCCACCGATGTGGTGGTACTGGTATTCGTAAAACTAGGCAATAAGCCGAAGGATAAGGACCATGATTATGGGCATGGCAAATACGAGACGCTTGCCACAGCCATCATCGGTATTTCGCTCTTCGTGGTGGGTGTGATGATCTGTTATTCTGGCGTAACCAAGACCTATCGTGCCATCTGCGGCGAGACACTCCAGCAGCCGGGCGTTGTAGCCTTGATTGCTGCCATCGTAAGTATCGTGATGAAGGAATGGGCTTATCAGTTTACGGTTAAAGCCGGAAAGAAATATCATTCCGAGGCTGTAGTGGCGAATGCCTGGCATCATCGCAGCGATGCTTTATCAAGTATCGGAACGATGTTCGGTATTGGTGGTGCCATTATCCTGGGAGAAAAATGGGCGGTGCTCGATCCGCTTGCAGCCATCATCGTGAGTGCCTTCATCATCAAGGCTGCCTGGGGACTGGTGATGCAGTCTGTGAAAGAACTGACGGATGCCAGTCTTCCAGAAACTGAGGAAGATGAAATCCTGAAGATTGCGAACGAAGAGCAGGGAGTGGGAGAGATTCATAACCTGCGTACCCGTCGCATCGGAAACAAGATTGCGATAGAAATGCATGTCCGCATGCCGGGTTCTCTTTCGCTTTATGAGGCTCATGAGCATGCTACTCACATAGAAACAAAACTGAAGCAGCACTTCGGTGCAGATACCCATGTGGGAATCCATCTCGAACCGATAAAAGTGAACGGAAAATATCAGAAACCGGAATAA